TGCTCATTAATTTTACAAAACAAAGAGCCCAAGAGCTACGCGGCAGGTAGTTCTTGGGCTTTACTATGTAATAAAACAAGTCCTTTAGTTGATTGGTTAATCGCCGTTGTTCCTTTCCGCAAATGGCTTCGCTTTCCTAGGGGCGCTGCTGGAGCCTCCTCGGCTTCGCCTGCGGGGTCTCCACCTAGCGCTATCTCCCTCAGGAGTCTTCGCCTTTTGCTCCAATCCACAGCTAGAAATTACATGAACAAAAAGTTTATTTTTTCAGTAGTTAATTCAAATCTCTCTTCATAAACCTACGTTGAATGAAGTAACCTAGTTGATTGGAGTGGAAGGCGCGCAGACGCCCGCGGGAGGAAGGGACAGGGGAGACCCCGCAACGCAGTGAGGAGGCTCCCGGACCGCCCGCAGGCAAGCGAAGCGCCTGGAACGGAAATCAACGGTATAATATACCAAATATTTTAAAAGCCCCCATTTACTGGAGGCCGTTGCTTTCCTTCGATAAACTTCTTCTAAAGAACCACTTCATCACCAATCCGTGCTTAGGCGATAAGAAAAAGGTTAAAATAAACAATATCCCAGCCATTGAAGCCATCATGCCTGATATTGAGACATTGAACAATGATGCTGCATAATATCCAAGAACTGCCGAGGCAACCCCGATACCAGCACTTAATAAGAGCATGATACTCAATTTATCAGTCAGGAGATATGCACTTGCCCCTGGCGCAATAAGCATCGCTACAACTAAAATCGCCCCTACACTATCAAAAGATGCGACTGTAGTAATGGAGAGCATCCCCATTAATAAATAATGCATGAACATGACCGGAATCCCAATGGCAAGTGCCATTTCAGGATCAAAAGAGCAAATTTTCAACTCTTTATAAAAAAGCAGAATGATTGCCAGATTAATGATCAGAACAGCGCCAAGCATCCAAACTGCCCTCGGTCCGACATCTATCCCTGCAATAGTCAATGTGTCCCAAGGAACAAAAGCGATTTCCCCCATCAATGCATGATCCACATCTAAATGAATTCTACCCGCATATAAAGAGACTAAAATCACGCCTAGTGCAAAAAGGGAGGTAAATACAACGCCGATTGCCGCATCCGATTGCACACCTGAAGAATGGAGCAGCTGAATGAAAAATGCGGTCAATAACCCAACAACTAATGCGCCTGCAAACATATAAATACCGTCTAAGCTGTTTGAGACTAGGTATGCACCAACGATACCAAGTAATACAGTATGACTAATTGCATCTGCAAGCATGGCCATTCTTCTCAGGATAAGAAAACATCCGGTAAGACCGCAAGTAATGCCGACTAATGATCCAGTTAAAATAAT
This window of the Sutcliffiella horikoshii genome carries:
- a CDS encoding metal ABC transporter permease — its product is MSYEGWIILTGSLVGITCGLTGCFLILRRMAMLADAISHTVLLGIVGAYLVSNSLDGIYMFAGALVVGLLTAFFIQLLHSSGVQSDAAIGVVFTSLFALGVILVSLYAGRIHLDVDHALMGEIAFVPWDTLTIAGIDVGPRAVWMLGAVLIINLAIILLFYKELKICSFDPEMALAIGIPVMFMHYLLMGMLSITTVASFDSVGAILVVAMLIAPGASAYLLTDKLSIMLLLSAGIGVASAVLGYYAASLFNVSISGMMASMAGILFILTFFLSPKHGLVMKWFFRRSLSKESNGLQ